DNA from Vitis vinifera cultivar Pinot Noir 40024 chromosome 19, ASM3070453v1:
TTGCAATGGTCTCAGTCCATATTAATGTTTATACGGGGAAAGGAGAAAGATGACTACATCACTGGAGCTTCGGCGGCACCAGAAACCACAGCATCAACCTACAAAAAGTGGATAGCAGAAAATAATATGGTCATGTCCTGGCTAGTCAACTCTATGACCGCTGACattggtgaaaattttctgTCATTTGATACTGCCAAAGAAATCTGGGACACTGCAAAAGAAACTTTCTCAGACAAGGAAAACACATCTGAAATCATCCAGATTGAAGGCATCCTCCACGATTTGCGTCAAGGAAACCTTACGGTAACTGAATATTTCAATACTCTTACTCGTCTATGGCGTCAACTTGATACGTTTGAGGTTCATAACTGGAATTGTGTTACAGAtggttttttgtataaaaagatTGTCGAAGGGAAACgtgtgtttaaatttttgttaggtttgaaCAAAAATCTTGATGAAATCAGAGGAAGAATCATGGGAGTAAAACCCCTACCTAGCCTCAGAGAGGCATTCTCTGAAGTCCGTCGCGAAGAAAGTCggaaaaatctcatgatggGATCCCATCAACAACTGAATATGGCAGAAAGCTCGACTCTTAAGACTCAATTCGCTCCTTTTGACAAtcgtaaaaaaattaaaggaggtAGACCTTGGTGTGATCATTACAGAAAGTCGGGACACTCAAGAGAAACTTGTTGGAAGATTCATGGAAAGCCAGTAGATTGGAAGCCACGTCAACCACTTGAGAAAGAAGGACGAGGTAATCATGTGGCTACCGATGAACAATCGCCACAAACTGAAGCTAGCCCTTTTAATAAGGAGCAAATGGAGATGCTTCAGAAACTACTGTCTCCTCTTTTGTCAATACAGTCACAAACTAGCTCATCTTCCAACTAGGTCATTGGTTCCGGAACCTTGGCtcacaaaggtaattttttgagtgtcttcactgctggtaagaaacgtaaaaaaccttggatagtggactcaggagcatctgatcatatgacgggagatgcgacaattttttatacatatagctcatgtccaaataatttaacagtTCGAATAGTAGATGGTTCACTATCAAAGGTTGCCGGAACAGGTTCAGTTGTGCTATCAAGGGATCTTACTCTCAACTCTGTTCTCCTTGTTCCTAACTTGGACTGTAATCTATTGTCAATTAGTAAACTCACTAAGGAAAAGAGgtgtattactaatttttcctccactcactgtgaatttcaggatttggattcggggaagacgattggcaatgctgaggaatgctctggactctacatccttaaggagcgccacgatccacaagaacaacctcaaatggcagttggtagtaattctttttcggtttcatgtcaaaataacgatagtgcaattaggttgtggcactatcgcttaggtcatccaaatgttatgtatctcaagcatttatttccttcattatttaataaaaatccaaaatcctttgagtgtgaaatctgtcaattatcaaagcaagtccggtctcattttcccattcaacCCTATAAAGAGTCTAGTCCATTCTCAATGATTCATAGCGATATCTGAGGtccgtcaagaataaaaaatgtaactggtaccaggtggtttgtctcattcatagatgatcacactagattaacttgggtattcctcatgaaagaaaaatctgaaacgagtcaaattttcaaaaattttaaaaatatgattcagacccaattccagtcaaaaatacaaattctaaagtctgataatgctagggattatttcaactccattctaggagaatttctagcacaagaagggatagttcacttaagttcatgtgttgataccccacaacaaaacggaatcgctgaaaggaaaaataggcatttgttagaggtggctagatcactaatgttctccatgaatgttccaaaattattctgggggcaagctgtccttacggcagcctacctcatcaataggatgccgtttagggtactaaaattcc
Protein-coding regions in this window:
- the LOC104877778 gene encoding uncharacterized protein LOC104877778, with translation MFIRGKEKDDYITGASAAPETTASTYKKWIAENNMVMSWLVNSMTADIGENFLSFDTAKEIWDTAKETFSDKENTSEIIQIEGILHDLRQGNLTVTEYFNTLTRLWRQLDTFEVHNWNCVTDGFLYKKIVEGKRVFKFLLGLNKNLDEIRGRIMGVKPLPSLREAFSEVRREESRKNLMMGSHQQLNMAESSTLKTQFAPFDNRKKIKGGRPWCDHYRKSGHSRETCWKIHGKPVDWKPRQPLEKEGRGNHVATDEQSPQTEASPFNKEQMEMLQKLLSPLLSIQSQTSSSSN